The Enterobacter kobei genome has a segment encoding these proteins:
- a CDS encoding Gfo/Idh/MocA family protein, producing the protein MLNVAIVGTGNISHNHIQGYLQFGQRCRIVALVDIYPEKAHEKKARYGLKDARVYASHQQMLASEPDVDIVDVCTPPYVHAEISIDALRAGCHVLCEKPMAASLEECDAMIAAQQASGKTLSIIAQNRFTDAFWRLKAALDSGLAGKICHAQVDSFWWRGHCYYDLWWRGTWEKEGGGCTLNHAVHHLDAIQWMLGFPSEVVAMMTNVAHDNAEVEDLSAAIFKYPNGALTQLTASVVHHGEDQKIIIQGDKARISAPWQAFASVSADNGFPQESHDLPREAQLNAVFHDTRKLEWTLHNGQINDLLYAIEHGTAPLVDGLQGKRSLELITAIYKSAITRTVVPLPIQRDDPFYRTGGTNALAPRFYEKSASVANFSEVGAIPLGKDLD; encoded by the coding sequence ATGTTAAATGTCGCTATCGTGGGAACAGGGAATATCTCGCATAACCATATTCAGGGTTATTTGCAGTTTGGTCAGCGTTGCCGGATCGTCGCGCTGGTCGATATCTACCCGGAAAAAGCCCACGAGAAAAAAGCACGCTACGGCCTGAAGGATGCCCGCGTGTACGCAAGCCACCAGCAGATGCTGGCGTCAGAGCCCGATGTGGACATCGTCGATGTCTGTACGCCGCCCTATGTTCACGCGGAGATCAGCATTGATGCCCTGCGCGCGGGGTGCCATGTGCTGTGCGAAAAACCGATGGCCGCCTCGCTGGAAGAGTGCGACGCGATGATCGCCGCACAGCAGGCCAGCGGTAAGACGCTCTCAATCATCGCTCAGAACCGCTTTACCGATGCTTTCTGGCGCTTAAAAGCAGCGCTGGATTCCGGCCTCGCGGGGAAAATCTGCCATGCGCAGGTGGATTCGTTCTGGTGGCGCGGACACTGCTATTACGACCTGTGGTGGCGTGGCACCTGGGAAAAAGAGGGAGGTGGCTGCACGCTTAACCACGCGGTACATCATCTCGACGCCATCCAGTGGATGCTCGGCTTCCCGTCGGAGGTCGTGGCCATGATGACCAACGTGGCGCACGACAATGCCGAGGTGGAAGACCTCAGCGCCGCGATCTTCAAATACCCGAACGGCGCGCTCACGCAGCTGACCGCCTCGGTGGTGCACCATGGGGAAGATCAGAAAATCATCATTCAGGGCGATAAAGCGCGTATCTCCGCGCCGTGGCAGGCCTTTGCCAGCGTCAGCGCCGATAACGGCTTCCCACAGGAAAGCCACGATCTGCCGCGAGAAGCGCAACTCAACGCGGTTTTTCACGACACCCGCAAACTCGAATGGACGCTACACAACGGGCAGATTAACGACCTGCTTTATGCCATTGAGCACGGCACGGCACCGTTAGTGGATGGCCTGCAGGGCAAGCGTTCCCTCGAACTGATTACCGCAATTTATAAATCAGCCATTACCCGCACCGTCGTCCCGCTGCCGATTCAGCGCGATGACCCGTTTTACCGTACCGGCGGGACGAACGCCCTCGCCCCCCGTTTTTATGAGAAGTCCGCAAGCGTGGCCAACTTCAGCGAAGTCGGTGCCATCCCCCTGGGAAAAGATCTGGATTGA
- a CDS encoding Gfo/Idh/MocA family protein, which produces MDKVRFGIIGIGNIGTVHARYLLAGTVSDACLTAVCDNAPEKHPAIRQLVGNLPVFSDAQEMIQSGLIDAVIVATPHYEHPRLSMLAMRNGIHTLCEKPAGVYTAQVQEMNACARECDVVFGIMYNQRPNPLYQKVKDLIDSGELGEIRRSNWIITNWYRSQSYYNSGGWRATWKGEGGGVLLNQDPHQLDLWQWLVGMPVRLRAFCQFGKHRDIEVEDEVTAYAEYANGATGVFITTVAETPGTNRLEIVGDRGKVVVEEGKLRYWRLRESETAFNARWQNGFGEPECWEVSIPVAPECSEHHVITANFSAAILRGEPLIAPGLEGIRGLTLSNAMHLSTWTDDWVDLPLNEKQYLRLLQQRISTSVAKETASITLDASGTW; this is translated from the coding sequence ATGGATAAGGTACGTTTTGGCATTATTGGAATAGGTAATATCGGCACGGTCCACGCGCGCTATTTACTGGCGGGTACGGTCAGCGACGCGTGCCTGACGGCGGTTTGCGATAATGCACCGGAAAAGCACCCGGCCATTCGCCAGCTGGTCGGCAATCTCCCCGTGTTCAGTGACGCCCAGGAGATGATCCAGAGCGGGCTTATCGACGCGGTGATTGTCGCGACGCCGCACTACGAGCATCCGCGCCTGTCGATGCTGGCGATGCGCAACGGCATTCACACCCTGTGTGAAAAACCGGCGGGGGTATACACGGCGCAGGTGCAGGAGATGAACGCCTGCGCCCGGGAGTGCGACGTGGTGTTTGGCATCATGTACAACCAGCGCCCGAACCCGCTTTATCAGAAGGTAAAAGACCTTATCGACAGCGGCGAGCTGGGCGAGATCCGCCGCTCCAACTGGATCATCACCAACTGGTATCGCTCGCAGAGCTACTACAACTCCGGCGGCTGGCGCGCCACCTGGAAAGGGGAAGGCGGCGGCGTCTTGCTCAACCAGGATCCGCATCAGCTCGATCTCTGGCAGTGGCTGGTCGGAATGCCGGTCCGTCTGCGCGCGTTTTGCCAGTTCGGCAAACATCGCGATATCGAAGTGGAAGACGAGGTCACCGCCTATGCGGAGTACGCCAATGGCGCGACGGGCGTGTTTATCACTACCGTCGCGGAAACACCGGGGACCAACCGCCTGGAAATCGTTGGCGACCGCGGCAAGGTGGTCGTCGAAGAGGGGAAACTGCGCTACTGGCGGTTACGTGAATCCGAAACCGCCTTCAATGCCCGCTGGCAAAACGGTTTTGGTGAACCCGAATGCTGGGAGGTCTCCATCCCCGTCGCCCCGGAATGCAGCGAACATCACGTTATTACCGCCAATTTCTCTGCCGCCATTTTGCGCGGCGAGCCGCTGATTGCGCCGGGTCTGGAAGGGATCCGCGGGCTTACGCTTTCCAACGCCATGCACCTCTCCACCTGGACAGACGACTGGGTCGACCTGCCGCTCAACGAGAAACAGTATCTGCGCCTGCTTCAGCAGCGTATTAGCACCTCAGTGGCTAAAGAGACCGCCAGCATCACGCTGGACGCCTCTGGCACCTGGTAA
- a CDS encoding LacI family DNA-binding transcriptional regulator translates to MPGRLKMEEIAALTGYSVSTVSRVLSGKSYTSDKAREAIVRTARELGVLESMASGRLLINGIAVFAPERTFQGRGDIFYLEVTKGITEACARHNVWVSCCGLEEQHADVKLFMEKASQKNINAIIIIGTDDSTIFKLASTLNKPCVLINSVDRDRELDAVSPDHRAIGFTAMQYLFEQGHRRVLTLTCLRRETLYARLDGIKEAYRHFHVGFDPQRDLLVTEWFTAEEAERALDAWLMSHDRSQWPEVIFPNSTSMVEGVVRALTRHGLRVPEDISLITTDFAWNLAHRLEKPVTGVTVPCRELGIEAVHLLQTRLNRPQAPVFNLLLQGKVMDYGSVCNATRHAARVALQR, encoded by the coding sequence ATGCCGGGCAGGTTAAAAATGGAGGAGATTGCGGCCCTGACGGGCTATTCCGTCAGTACGGTATCTCGGGTATTAAGCGGCAAATCGTATACCAGCGATAAAGCCCGGGAGGCGATCGTTCGTACTGCCAGAGAATTAGGCGTACTGGAGTCCATGGCGAGCGGCAGACTGTTAATTAACGGTATCGCTGTTTTTGCGCCAGAAAGAACCTTTCAGGGACGCGGCGATATTTTTTATCTGGAAGTCACAAAAGGGATTACTGAAGCCTGCGCGCGGCACAATGTGTGGGTGAGCTGCTGTGGATTAGAAGAACAGCACGCCGACGTGAAATTATTTATGGAAAAGGCCAGCCAGAAGAATATTAACGCGATAATTATTATTGGGACTGATGATTCCACCATATTTAAACTGGCGAGCACGTTAAATAAGCCCTGCGTGTTAATTAATTCCGTTGATCGGGATCGGGAGCTGGATGCCGTGTCACCCGATCACCGGGCGATTGGGTTTACCGCCATGCAGTATCTTTTTGAGCAGGGACATCGGCGTGTGCTCACGCTCACCTGCCTGCGGCGAGAAACGCTTTACGCGCGTCTGGACGGCATTAAAGAGGCGTACCGCCATTTTCACGTGGGCTTCGATCCCCAGCGTGATTTGCTCGTGACGGAGTGGTTTACCGCTGAAGAGGCTGAGCGGGCTCTGGATGCGTGGCTGATGAGCCATGATAGATCGCAGTGGCCGGAGGTGATTTTCCCGAACAGCACCAGCATGGTGGAAGGGGTGGTCAGGGCGTTAACCCGACACGGGCTGCGCGTTCCGGAAGATATTTCACTGATAACGACCGATTTTGCATGGAACCTGGCGCACCGTCTGGAAAAACCGGTCACGGGCGTGACGGTGCCCTGTCGGGAGCTGGGGATTGAAGCCGTTCACCTGCTGCAAACGCGGCTTAACCGACCGCAGGCGCCGGTCTTTAACCTGCTGTTGCAGGGAAAAGTGATGGATTACGGCTCGGTCTGTAATGCAACGCGCCACGCGGCTCGCGTGGCGCTGCAACGGTGA
- the msrA gene encoding peptide-methionine (S)-S-oxide reductase MsrA: MSLFDKKHLVSQADALPGRNTPMPVATLHAVNGHSMTNVPDGMEIALFAMGCFWGVERLFWQLPGVYSTAAGYTGGYTPNPTYREVCSGETGHAEAVRVVYDPAVIRYEQLLQVFWENHDPAQGMRQGNDHGTQYRSAIYPLTPEQDAAARASLERFQQAMREAGDTRDVTTEITTAKPFYYAEDDHQQYLHKNPYGYCGIGGIGVCLPPQLA; the protein is encoded by the coding sequence GTGAGTTTATTCGACAAAAAGCATCTGGTTTCACAAGCTGATGCATTACCGGGACGCAATACCCCTATGCCTGTGGCGACCTTACACGCCGTGAATGGCCATTCGATGACTAACGTGCCGGATGGAATGGAGATCGCCCTGTTCGCCATGGGCTGCTTCTGGGGCGTTGAGCGCCTCTTCTGGCAGCTGCCCGGCGTATACAGCACCGCTGCTGGCTACACCGGCGGCTACACGCCTAACCCAACCTACCGCGAAGTCTGCTCCGGCGAGACCGGCCATGCGGAAGCGGTTCGCGTGGTGTACGACCCTGCGGTGATTCGCTACGAGCAGCTTCTGCAGGTTTTCTGGGAAAACCACGATCCGGCGCAGGGTATGCGTCAGGGCAACGACCACGGCACACAGTACCGCTCGGCCATTTATCCGCTCACGCCTGAGCAGGATGCTGCCGCCCGCGCCAGCCTTGAGCGTTTCCAGCAGGCCATGCGGGAAGCGGGCGATACGCGTGACGTGACAACCGAAATCACCACCGCGAAACCGTTCTACTATGCCGAGGACGATCATCAGCAGTACCTGCACAAAAACCCGTACGGCTACTGCGGTATCGGAGGCATCGGCGTCTGCCTGCCGCCTCAGCTGGCCTGA
- the tamA gene encoding autotransporter assembly complex protein TamA yields the protein MTKIRQLCLVSVLLTSGVASAANVRLQVEGLSGALEKNVRAQLSTIQSDEVTPDRRFRARVDDAIREGLKALGYYEPTIDFDLRPPPKKGRQVLIARVSAGEPVRIGGTNVVLRGGARTDRDYLDLLSTRPKIGTVLNHGDYDHFKKELTSVSLRKGYFDSQFNKSQLGIALARRQAFWDIDYDSGERYRFGDVTFEGSQIREEYLQNLVPFKKGDYYQSSDLAELNRRLSATGWFNSVVVAPEFDKSRKTKVLPLHGVVSPRTENTIETGVGYSTDVGPRVKATWKKPWMNSYGHSLTTSASISAPEQQLDFSYKMPLLKNPLEQYYLVQGGFKRTDLNDTESDSTTLAVSRYWDLSSGWQRAINLRWSLDHFTQANVTNTTMLLYPGVMISRTRSRGGLMPTWGDSQRYSIDYSNTMWGSDVDFSVIQAQNVWIRTLYDKHRFVMRGNLGWIETGDFDKVPPDLRFFAGGDRSIRGYKYKSIAPKDDDGKLIGASKLATGSLEYQYNVSGKWWGAMFVDGGEAVSDIRRSDFKTGAGVGVRWQSPVGPIKLDFAVPVGDKEEHGLQFYIGLGPEL from the coding sequence GTGACAAAAATCCGCCAGTTATGTTTGGTCAGTGTGTTGCTGACAAGCGGGGTTGCCAGCGCGGCGAATGTCCGTTTGCAGGTTGAGGGGCTTTCCGGGGCGCTGGAAAAAAACGTGCGTGCGCAGCTGTCGACCATCCAGAGTGATGAGGTGACGCCGGACCGGCGTTTTCGCGCGCGCGTGGATGACGCGATCCGTGAAGGGCTGAAAGCGCTGGGTTATTACGAACCCACCATTGATTTCGATCTCCGTCCGCCGCCAAAGAAGGGGCGTCAGGTGCTTATTGCCCGCGTCTCGGCGGGGGAGCCGGTACGGATTGGCGGCACGAACGTCGTCCTGCGCGGCGGGGCGCGTACCGACCGAGATTACCTGGATCTGCTCAGCACGCGGCCGAAAATCGGCACCGTGCTTAACCATGGCGATTACGACCATTTCAAAAAAGAGCTGACGAGCGTTTCCCTGCGTAAGGGCTACTTTGACAGCCAGTTCAACAAAAGCCAGCTGGGCATCGCGCTGGCGCGACGCCAGGCCTTCTGGGACATCGACTACGACAGCGGGGAGCGCTACCGCTTTGGCGACGTGACGTTTGAAGGTTCGCAAATTCGTGAAGAGTACCTGCAAAACCTCGTGCCGTTTAAAAAAGGCGATTACTACCAGTCGAGCGACCTGGCGGAGCTAAACCGTCGTCTCTCCGCCACCGGCTGGTTTAACTCGGTGGTTGTCGCGCCGGAATTTGATAAGTCTCGCAAAACCAAGGTGTTGCCGCTGCATGGCGTTGTCTCGCCGCGCACCGAGAACACCATTGAGACCGGTGTTGGCTATTCGACCGACGTCGGCCCGCGCGTGAAGGCCACCTGGAAAAAGCCGTGGATGAACTCATACGGCCACAGCCTGACGACCAGCGCCAGTATCTCTGCACCGGAGCAGCAGCTTGATTTCAGCTATAAAATGCCGCTGCTGAAAAATCCGCTTGAGCAGTACTATCTTGTCCAGGGGGGCTTTAAGCGCACCGACCTGAACGATACAGAGTCCGATTCCACCACGCTTGCGGTATCCCGCTACTGGGATCTCTCCAGCGGCTGGCAGCGCGCCATTAACCTGCGCTGGAGCCTGGACCACTTTACCCAGGCCAACGTCACCAACACCACTATGCTCCTCTATCCTGGGGTGATGATCAGCCGCACCCGCTCGCGCGGCGGCCTGATGCCAACCTGGGGGGATTCCCAGCGTTACTCCATCGATTACTCCAACACGATGTGGGGTTCTGACGTGGATTTCTCGGTGATTCAGGCGCAAAACGTCTGGATCCGCACGCTGTATGACAAACACCGCTTTGTCATGCGCGGGAACCTCGGCTGGATTGAAACCGGCGATTTCGACAAAGTCCCGCCGGACCTGCGTTTCTTCGCCGGGGGCGACCGCAGCATCCGCGGCTACAAATACAAATCTATCGCGCCTAAAGACGATGACGGCAAGCTGATCGGGGCCTCCAAGCTGGCCACTGGCTCGCTGGAGTACCAGTACAACGTCAGCGGAAAATGGTGGGGCGCCATGTTCGTTGATGGCGGCGAGGCGGTGAGCGATATCCGCCGCAGCGACTTTAAAACTGGCGCAGGTGTAGGCGTGCGCTGGCAGTCACCGGTCGGGCCCATCAAGCTTGATTTCGCCGTTCCGGTCGGCGACAAAGAAGAACATGGATTACAGTTTTACATCGGTCTGGGGCCTGAATTATGA
- the tamB gene encoding autotransporter assembly complex protein TamB: MSLWKKISLGVLIFIVLLLGTVAFLVGTTTGLHLLFNAANRWVPGLEIGQVTGGWRDLRLKNIRYEQPGVAVNAGEFHLAVKLGCLRDSKLCVNDLSLKDVNVAIDSKKMPPSAPVEEEDSGPLNLSTPYPIALYRVALDNVNIKIDDTTVSVMDFTSGLRWQEKNLTLTPTSLQGLLIALPKVAEVAQEEIVEPKIQNPQPEEKPLGETLKDLFSKPVLPEMTDVHLPLNLNIEEFKGEQLRLTGDTDLTVYNMLLKVSSIDGNMKLDALDIDTNQGSVNASGNALLRDNWPVDITLNSALNIDPLKGEKVKVKVGGALRDKLDVGVNLSGPVDMVLRAQTQLAEAGLPLNLEVVSKQLYWPFTGEKQFQADDLKLKLSGKMTDYTLSFHTAVKGQGVPPANITLDAKGNEQQVNLDKLTVAALEGKTELTALLDWQQAISWRGELKLTGINTAKEVPDWPSKLDGLIKTRGSLYGGTWQMDVPEIKLTGNVKQNKVNVEGSVKGNSYLQWVIPGLHVALGRNTADIKGELGVKDLNLDATIDAPNLDNALPGLGGTAKGLVKVRGTVDAPQLLADITANNLRWQELSVARVRVEGDVKSTDQIGGNLNLRVERISQPDVNINLVTLDAKGNEKQHDLQLRVQGEPVSGQLHLTGSFDRKAERWKGTLDNTRFNTPVGPLALSRSLSLDYRNAEQKIAIGPHCWINPNAELCVPQTIDAGAAGHAQVNLNRFDLAMLKPFMPDTTQASGVFSGKADVAWDTTKEGLPQGSVTLSGRNVKVTQEVNDASLPVAFDTLNLSADLHNNRAELGWLIRLTNNGQLDGQVQITDPQGRRNLGGNVNIRNFNLAMVNPIFARGEKAEGMLNANLRLGGNAQSPQLFGQIRLSGVDIDGNFMPFDMQPSQIAMNFNGMSSTLSGSVLTQQGQINLSGDADWSQLDNWRARIAAKGSKVRITVPPMVRLDVSPDVVFEATPSLFTLDGRVDVPWARIVVHEVPESAVGVSSDEVMLNENLKPVEQKSAGIPINSNLIVHVGNNVRLDAFGLKARLTGDLKVAQDKQGLGLNGQINIPEGRFHAYGQDLIVRKGELLFSGPPDQPLLNIEAIRNPEATENDVIAGVRVTGSADEPKAEIFSDPAMSQQEALSYLLRGQGLDSGQSDSAAMTSMLVGLGVAQSGQVVGKIGETFGVSNLALDTQGVGDSSQVVVSGYVLPGLQVKYGVGIFDSLATLTLRYRLMPKLYLEAVSGVDQALDLLYQFEF, from the coding sequence ATGAGTTTATGGAAGAAAATAAGCCTCGGGGTGCTGATTTTTATCGTGCTGCTGCTCGGTACGGTGGCGTTTCTGGTGGGGACGACGACCGGGCTGCATCTGCTGTTTAACGCGGCGAACCGCTGGGTGCCGGGGCTGGAGATAGGTCAGGTGACCGGCGGCTGGCGCGACCTGCGTCTGAAGAATATCCGCTATGAGCAGCCGGGCGTGGCGGTAAATGCCGGGGAATTTCACCTCGCGGTGAAGCTGGGCTGTCTGCGTGACAGCAAGCTGTGCGTTAACGATCTGTCGCTAAAAGACGTTAACGTGGCGATAGATTCGAAGAAAATGCCGCCGTCTGCGCCGGTGGAAGAAGAGGATAGCGGCCCGCTGAATCTCTCCACGCCGTACCCGATTGCGCTCTATCGGGTGGCGCTCGATAACGTCAATATTAAAATCGACGACACCACCGTTTCCGTCATGGATTTCACCTCCGGCCTGCGCTGGCAGGAGAAAAACCTGACCCTGACGCCAACCTCACTGCAGGGCTTGCTGATCGCGCTGCCGAAAGTGGCCGAGGTGGCGCAGGAAGAGATCGTCGAGCCGAAGATCCAGAATCCGCAGCCGGAAGAAAAGCCGCTGGGTGAAACGCTGAAGGATCTCTTCTCGAAGCCTGTTCTGCCGGAAATGACTGACGTTCATCTGCCGCTGAACCTCAATATTGAGGAGTTCAAAGGTGAGCAGCTACGCCTGACCGGCGATACCGACCTGACCGTCTACAACATGCTGCTGAAAGTCAGCAGCATTGACGGCAACATGAAGCTCGACGCGCTGGATATCGACACCAACCAGGGGTCGGTGAATGCGTCTGGTAACGCCCTGCTGCGAGACAACTGGCCGGTGGATATCACGCTGAACAGCGCGCTCAACATCGACCCGCTGAAGGGCGAAAAAGTGAAGGTCAAAGTGGGTGGGGCGCTGCGCGATAAGCTGGACGTCGGGGTCAATCTCTCCGGCCCGGTGGACATGGTTCTGCGCGCGCAGACTCAGCTGGCTGAAGCCGGGCTGCCGCTCAATCTTGAGGTCGTCAGCAAGCAGCTTTACTGGCCGTTTACCGGCGAAAAACAGTTCCAGGCCGATGACCTGAAGCTGAAGCTGAGCGGCAAGATGACTGACTACACGCTCTCGTTCCACACGGCGGTGAAGGGGCAGGGCGTACCGCCCGCGAACATCACGCTGGATGCGAAGGGCAACGAACAACAGGTCAACCTCGACAAGCTGACCGTCGCGGCGCTGGAAGGGAAAACGGAGCTGACCGCGCTGCTCGACTGGCAGCAGGCGATCAGCTGGCGGGGCGAACTGAAGCTGACGGGTATCAACACCGCCAAAGAGGTGCCGGACTGGCCGTCGAAGCTGGACGGGCTGATCAAAACGCGCGGTAGCCTGTACGGCGGTACGTGGCAGATGGACGTGCCGGAGATCAAGCTCACCGGTAACGTGAAGCAGAACAAGGTGAATGTTGAAGGCTCGGTGAAAGGCAACAGCTACCTGCAGTGGGTGATCCCGGGCCTGCACGTCGCGCTGGGGCGCAACACGGCGGATATCAAAGGCGAGCTGGGGGTAAAAGATCTCAATCTTGACGCCACCATCGACGCGCCGAACCTGGATAACGCCCTGCCGGGCCTGGGCGGAACGGCGAAAGGGTTAGTGAAAGTGCGCGGTACGGTCGACGCGCCACAGCTCCTTGCGGATATCACCGCCAATAATCTGCGCTGGCAGGAACTGAGCGTTGCCCGCGTCCGCGTGGAAGGGGATGTGAAATCCACCGATCAGATCGGCGGTAACCTGAACCTGCGCGTGGAGCGCATTTCTCAGCCGGACGTGAACATTAACCTGGTCACCCTGGACGCCAAAGGGAACGAAAAACAGCATGACCTCCAGCTACGCGTGCAGGGTGAGCCGGTTTCCGGGCAGCTTCACCTGACCGGCAGCTTTGACCGCAAAGCGGAGCGCTGGAAAGGGACGCTGGACAATACCCGTTTCAACACGCCGGTGGGGCCGCTGGCGTTGTCACGCTCTCTCTCGCTGGACTACCGTAATGCGGAACAAAAGATCGCTATTGGGCCGCACTGCTGGATCAACCCGAATGCAGAACTGTGCGTGCCGCAGACCATCGATGCGGGCGCGGCAGGGCACGCGCAGGTAAACCTCAACCGCTTTGATCTGGCGATGCTGAAACCGTTTATGCCGGACACCACGCAGGCCAGCGGCGTCTTCAGCGGGAAAGCCGATGTCGCCTGGGATACGACCAAAGAGGGGCTGCCGCAGGGTAGCGTCACGCTTTCGGGCCGTAACGTGAAGGTGACGCAGGAGGTGAATGATGCGTCGCTCCCGGTGGCATTCGATACCCTCAACCTGAGCGCAGACCTGCATAACAACCGTGCTGAGCTGGGGTGGCTGATCCGTCTTACTAACAACGGTCAGCTTGACGGACAGGTACAAATTACCGATCCGCAAGGACGGCGTAATCTGGGCGGCAACGTCAATATCCGTAACTTCAACCTGGCGATGGTGAACCCGATATTCGCCCGCGGGGAGAAAGCCGAGGGCATGCTGAACGCCAACCTGCGTCTGGGCGGCAACGCGCAAAGCCCGCAGCTATTCGGTCAGATACGCCTCAGCGGCGTGGACATCGACGGCAACTTTATGCCGTTTGATATGCAGCCCAGCCAGATTGCGATGAACTTCAACGGCATGAGCTCGACCCTGAGCGGTTCGGTGTTAACGCAGCAGGGGCAAATCAACCTGAGCGGTGACGCGGACTGGAGCCAGCTCGATAACTGGCGTGCCCGCATCGCGGCCAAAGGCAGCAAGGTGCGCATTACCGTACCGCCAATGGTGCGCCTGGATGTCTCGCCGGATGTGGTCTTTGAGGCGACGCCAAGCCTCTTCACACTGGACGGGCGCGTCGACGTACCGTGGGCGCGTATTGTGGTTCACGAGGTTCCGGAAAGCGCCGTCGGTGTCTCAAGTGATGAAGTTATGCTCAATGAAAATCTGAAACCTGTCGAACAGAAGAGCGCTGGCATACCGATTAATAGTAACCTTATCGTACACGTGGGGAATAACGTGCGGTTGGATGCGTTTGGGCTGAAGGCGAGGCTCACGGGCGATCTGAAAGTGGCCCAGGATAAACAAGGGCTTGGCCTGAACGGGCAGATCAATATTCCTGAAGGGCGTTTCCATGCCTATGGTCAGGATCTGATTGTGCGTAAGGGCGAGCTGCTGTTCTCCGGTCCACCGGATCAGCCTCTGTTGAACATCGAAGCGATTCGTAACCCTGAAGCGACGGAAAACGACGTCATTGCAGGCGTACGCGTCACCGGCTCTGCCGACGAACCGAAGGCGGAGATCTTCTCTGACCCGGCGATGTCGCAGCAGGAAGCCCTCTCTTACCTGCTGCGTGGACAGGGTCTGGACAGCGGTCAGAGCGACAGTGCGGCGATGACCTCAATGTTAGTCGGCCTGGGGGTTGCACAAAGTGGGCAGGTTGTGGGTAAAATCGGCGAGACGTTCGGCGTAAGCAATCTGGCGCTGGACACCCAGGGCGTGGGTGACTCCTCGCAGGTGGTGGTCAGTGGCTATGTACTGCCGGGTCTGCAGGTAAAATACGGTGTGGGGATCTTTGACTCACTGGCAACACTCACGCTACGCTATCGCCTGATGCCTAAGCTATATCTGGAAGCAGTGTCCGGCGTAGACCAGGCACTTGATCTGCTCTATCAGTTTGAGTTTTAG
- a CDS encoding gamma-glutamylcyclotransferase family protein, with translation MRIFVYGSLRTKQGNSHWMTNALLLGNYNIENYQLYSLGHYPGAVPGEGTVQGEVYRIDNATLAELDALRTRGGEYARQLIQTPYGSAWMYVYQRPVDGLTRIVSGNWLDRDQY, from the coding sequence ATGCGAATATTTGTCTACGGCAGTTTACGAACCAAGCAAGGCAACAGTCACTGGATGACCAATGCCCTGCTGCTGGGGAATTACAATATCGAAAATTACCAGTTGTACAGCCTGGGCCACTATCCAGGCGCGGTTCCCGGCGAAGGAACAGTACAGGGTGAAGTTTATCGTATTGATAATGCTACACTTGCCGAACTTGATGCCTTGCGCACCAGGGGCGGTGAATACGCTCGCCAGTTGATCCAGACGCCGTACGGAAGTGCGTGGATGTATGTCTACCAGCGTCCGGTCGATGGGTTAACGCGGATTGTAAGCGGTAACTGGTTAGACAGAGACCAGTACTGA
- the ppa gene encoding inorganic diphosphatase codes for MSLLNVPAGKELPEDIYVVIEIPANADPIKYEVDKESGALFVDRFMSTAMFYPCNYGYINHTLSLDGDPVDVLVPTPYPLQPGAVIRCRPVGVLKMTDESGEDAKLVAVPHTKLSKEYDHIKDVNDLPELLKAQITHFFEHYKDLEKGKWVKVDGWDNAEAAKAEIIASFERAAKK; via the coding sequence ATGAGCTTACTCAACGTCCCAGCGGGTAAAGAACTGCCAGAAGACATCTACGTAGTTATCGAAATCCCGGCAAACGCAGATCCGATCAAATACGAAGTGGACAAAGAGAGCGGCGCCCTGTTCGTAGACCGTTTCATGTCTACCGCGATGTTCTATCCATGCAACTACGGTTACATCAACCACACCCTGTCTCTGGACGGTGACCCGGTTGACGTACTGGTCCCAACGCCATACCCGCTGCAGCCAGGCGCAGTCATTCGCTGCCGTCCAGTTGGCGTGCTGAAAATGACCGACGAATCCGGTGAAGATGCGAAGCTGGTTGCAGTACCGCACACCAAGCTGAGCAAAGAGTACGATCACATTAAAGATGTGAACGACCTGCCAGAACTGCTGAAAGCGCAGATCACTCACTTCTTCGAGCACTACAAAGACCTCGAAAAAGGCAAGTGGGTTAAAGTTGACGGCTGGGACAACGCAGAAGCGGCGAAAGCAGAAATCATTGCCTCTTTCGAGCGCGCGGCTAAGAAGTAA